In a genomic window of Bacteroidota bacterium:
- a CDS encoding thioredoxin family protein produces MAVTTVTDKEFTEILEQNSKVIVKYFADWCGSCKLFSPKFKRLSEDERFKGITFVNVNAEENEQARKFSNVDSLPFFAIVKDGKLVEGSATSKEENVIEMLEKLL; encoded by the coding sequence ATGGCAGTAACCACAGTAACCGACAAAGAATTTACTGAAATTCTTGAGCAAAACTCAAAAGTAATTGTTAAATATTTTGCAGACTGGTGTGGATCCTGCAAATTATTTTCTCCGAAATTTAAGCGGCTGTCCGAAGATGAGCGTTTTAAAGGAATTACTTTTGTAAACGTAAATGCAGAAGAAAATGAACAAGCACGTAAATTTTCTAATGTAGATAGTTTGCCTTTTTTTGCCATTGTAAAAGATGGGAAATTAGTTGAAGGATCAGCAACTTCTAAAGAAGAAAATGTGATTG